One segment of Pseudomonas sp. FP2196 DNA contains the following:
- the ruvC gene encoding crossover junction endodeoxyribonuclease RuvC, whose amino-acid sequence MTLILGIDPGSRITGYGIVRDTGRGGCIYVASGCIRTGAGELHERLQIVYRGVREIIQTYGPVTMGIEKVFMAKNADSALKLGQARGAAIVAGAEESLEIAEYTATQVKQAVVGTGAANKEQVQMMVMHMLKLTSKPQIDASDALAIAICHAHTRSSLLPHGLGTARSRGGRLRL is encoded by the coding sequence ATGACTTTAATTCTTGGTATCGACCCCGGTTCGCGTATCACCGGTTACGGCATTGTTCGCGATACCGGCCGCGGTGGCTGTATCTACGTGGCCTCCGGTTGTATTCGCACTGGCGCGGGCGAGTTACATGAGCGTCTGCAAATCGTCTATCGCGGCGTACGCGAAATCATTCAGACCTACGGCCCGGTCACCATGGGCATCGAAAAGGTGTTCATGGCGAAAAACGCCGATTCTGCGCTGAAACTGGGGCAGGCCCGCGGAGCCGCCATCGTCGCTGGCGCCGAAGAGAGTCTGGAAATCGCCGAATACACGGCGACCCAGGTCAAGCAGGCCGTGGTTGGCACCGGCGCAGCGAATAAGGAGCAAGTGCAGATGATGGTCATGCACATGCTCAAGCTGACCAGCAAACCGCAAATCGATGCTTCGGACGCTCTGGCGATTGCCATTTGTCACGCGCACACCCGTTCCAGTCTGCTGCCGCATGGCTTGGGAACGGCACGCAGTCGTGGCGGGCGCCTGCGTCTCTGA
- a CDS encoding HIT domain-containing protein, whose product MFALDSRLQQDTLTIGDFPLCRLLLSNDANYPWFILVPRRDDITELFQLDVADQQQLWLETTALAELLKDLFDADKMNVATLGNVVSQMHMHVIVRKRDDAAWPAPVWGKHPAKPYSDEQVAAIREQLRVVLTEDFTFVEG is encoded by the coding sequence GTGTTTGCTTTAGATTCACGACTTCAACAGGACACGCTGACCATTGGTGACTTCCCGCTCTGCCGTCTGCTGCTGTCCAACGACGCCAACTACCCGTGGTTCATTCTGGTGCCACGTCGGGACGATATCACCGAGTTGTTTCAGTTGGATGTCGCCGATCAGCAACAGCTCTGGCTGGAAACCACGGCGCTGGCGGAGTTGCTCAAGGACTTGTTCGATGCCGACAAAATGAACGTCGCGACCTTGGGTAACGTGGTTAGTCAGATGCACATGCATGTGATTGTGCGTAAACGCGATGATGCAGCGTGGCCGGCGCCTGTATGGGGCAAGCACCCGGCCAAACCTTATAGCGACGAACAGGTGGCCGCCATTCGCGAGCAATTGCGCGTGGTGCTGACTGAAGATTTCACATTTGTGGAGGGCTGA
- a CDS encoding cold-shock protein, protein MLKIVHMLMGAAALLLSFIPSLKSEAVPYLQQPDALYLAFFGLLNLVIAPVIPYWNKGPRQHLQNLVSALLVLTVVLQTLTLIAPMPVIAGQPAVLFSLVIALVAVILHLAVSFYRSSPAAAPTNYDMTNRDTGTVKWFNTSKGFGFISRDSGDDIFVHFRAIRGEGHRVLVEGQRVEFSVMNRDKGLQAEDVIAALPRR, encoded by the coding sequence ATGTTGAAAATCGTCCACATGCTAATGGGCGCAGCGGCCTTGCTGCTGTCGTTCATACCTAGTTTGAAATCCGAAGCCGTTCCCTACCTGCAACAACCCGATGCACTTTACCTGGCCTTTTTCGGCCTGCTGAACCTGGTGATCGCTCCAGTGATTCCTTACTGGAACAAAGGCCCGCGCCAGCATCTGCAAAACCTTGTCAGCGCTCTTCTGGTGCTGACTGTCGTCCTGCAAACCTTGACCCTGATCGCACCGATGCCTGTCATCGCCGGCCAGCCCGCCGTATTGTTCAGTCTGGTGATTGCCCTGGTTGCGGTGATCCTGCACCTGGCCGTCAGCTTCTATCGATCTTCACCGGCTGCCGCACCGACCAACTACGACATGACCAACCGCGATACCGGCACCGTCAAGTGGTTCAACACTTCCAAAGGCTTCGGCTTTATCTCCCGGGATTCCGGCGATGATATTTTCGTGCACTTTCGTGCGATCCGTGGCGAAGGCCACCGGGTTCTGGTCGAAGGCCAGCGCGTTGAGTTCTCGGTGATGAACCGGGACAAGGGTTTGCAAGCCGAGGACGTGATCGCCGCTCTGCCGCGTCGCTGA
- a CDS encoding FmdB family zinc ribbon protein, with product MPMYDYQCASCGHQLEAIQKISEAPLVDCPACQAPELKKQLSMPGFRLSGSGWYETDFKTGAKKNLAGGDKSD from the coding sequence ATGCCGATGTACGATTACCAATGTGCTTCCTGTGGTCATCAGTTGGAAGCCATTCAAAAGATCAGCGAAGCACCGTTGGTCGACTGCCCTGCCTGCCAGGCGCCAGAGCTCAAGAAACAGCTGTCCATGCCGGGCTTTCGCCTCAGCGGCAGCGGTTGGTACGAAACCGATTTCAAGACCGGAGCCAAGAAGAATCTGGCCGGTGGCGACAAATCTGACTAG
- a CDS encoding OprD family porin: MRVMKWSMIALAVAAGTSQFAMASSQDESKGFLEDQSLKLKTRMEYMNRDYKNGAGNVSNGDGTFKSGYRQDTGVSQLLTYESGFTQGTVGFGLDAMAMGSVKLDGGSGRRGNGLFANDSDGNPEKSQGKIGGAVKFRVSDTVLKYGQQFVASPVFATDDSRLIPEVATGTLITSKEIKGLELSAGRFTALSKQTGMGRDSIGGLPDEDGNGGKGLTNINIFGASYSFTDNFTGALAASDADDYFKKYYVNLNYTLPINDEQSLNFDFNGYHTKGDSRGDLVDAIGDGTTGVDNNLWSLAAAYSIGAHKFTLAHQRSSGDNAYYYGVDGNSTIFVANSIQISDFVGRDERSWQARYDLNMKTYGVPGLSFMTRYVMGDHITTNGLGEGKENEWNAESKYVIQEGPAKDLSFRLRYAMYRSNGAYSGYSSDNNDTRLIVEYPLNIL, from the coding sequence ATGCGCGTGATGAAGTGGAGCATGATCGCCCTGGCTGTTGCAGCAGGCACCTCGCAGTTCGCAATGGCTTCTTCCCAAGACGAGTCCAAAGGCTTCCTGGAAGACCAGAGTCTGAAACTGAAGACTCGTATGGAATACATGAACCGCGACTACAAAAACGGCGCGGGTAACGTTTCCAACGGTGATGGCACTTTCAAAAGTGGCTATCGCCAGGACACCGGTGTAAGCCAACTGCTGACTTACGAGTCGGGCTTTACTCAAGGCACCGTAGGCTTCGGCCTCGACGCCATGGCCATGGGTTCGGTCAAACTGGACGGCGGCTCGGGTCGTCGCGGTAACGGCCTGTTCGCCAACGACAGCGATGGCAACCCGGAAAAATCCCAAGGTAAAATTGGCGGCGCAGTCAAATTCCGCGTATCCGACACCGTTCTGAAATACGGTCAGCAATTCGTTGCAAGCCCGGTTTTCGCCACTGACGACAGCCGTCTGATTCCAGAAGTCGCTACCGGTACCCTGATCACTTCCAAAGAGATCAAAGGTCTGGAGTTGAGCGCAGGTCGCTTCACCGCGCTGAGCAAGCAAACAGGCATGGGCCGTGACAGCATCGGCGGCCTGCCAGATGAAGATGGCAATGGCGGCAAAGGCCTGACCAACATCAACATCTTCGGTGCCAGCTACTCCTTCACCGATAACTTCACCGGTGCTTTGGCTGCTTCCGACGCTGACGACTACTTCAAGAAGTACTACGTCAACCTGAACTACACCTTGCCAATCAACGACGAGCAGTCGCTGAACTTCGACTTTAACGGCTATCACACCAAAGGCGATAGCCGCGGTGACCTGGTTGACGCGATCGGCGACGGCACCACTGGTGTAGACAACAATCTGTGGTCCCTGGCTGCTGCGTACAGCATCGGCGCCCACAAGTTTACCCTTGCTCACCAGCGCTCCAGCGGCGACAACGCTTACTACTACGGCGTTGACGGTAACAGCACCATCTTCGTTGCCAACTCCATTCAGATCTCCGACTTCGTGGGCCGCGACGAGCGCTCCTGGCAAGCTCGCTACGACCTGAACATGAAAACCTACGGCGTACCAGGCCTGAGCTTCATGACCCGTTACGTGATGGGTGATCACATCACCACCAACGGTCTGGGCGAAGGCAAGGAAAACGAGTGGAACGCCGAGTCCAAGTACGTGATTCAGGAAGGTCCAGCCAAAGACCTGTCGTTCCGTCTGCGTTATGCCATGTACCGCTCGAACGGCGCGTACAGCGGCTACTCGTCTGACAACAACGACACCCGTCTGATCGTTGAGTACCCACTGAACATTCTCTAA
- a CDS encoding SlyX family protein yields MSLEDRVTDLESRLAFQDDTIQALNDVLVAQQRVVERLQLQMAALLKRQEEMVGQFESFEEEAPPPHY; encoded by the coding sequence ATGAGCCTTGAAGATCGCGTTACCGACCTGGAAAGCCGTCTGGCGTTTCAGGATGACACCATTCAGGCGTTGAACGATGTGCTGGTGGCGCAGCAGCGAGTGGTTGAGCGTCTGCAATTGCAGATGGCCGCACTGCTCAAGCGCCAGGAAGAAATGGTCGGGCAGTTCGAGTCCTTTGAAGAAGAAGCGCCGCCACCGCACTATTGA
- a CDS encoding YajQ family cyclic di-GMP-binding protein, giving the protein MPSFDVVSELDKHELTNAVENAVKELDRRYDLKGKGSFEFKEKDLTVSLTAEAGFQLEAMIEILKLALVKRKIDVQCLEVKDEYASGKLMKQDAVLKEGIDKELAKKIVGHIKDAKLKVQAAIQGEQVRVTGKKRDDLQEAIAALRAKEFGMPLQFNNFRD; this is encoded by the coding sequence ATGCCGTCGTTCGACGTGGTATCCGAACTGGACAAACACGAACTCACCAACGCGGTCGAGAACGCCGTGAAGGAACTCGATCGTCGTTATGACCTGAAAGGCAAAGGCAGCTTCGAATTCAAGGAAAAGGACCTGACCGTCAGCCTGACTGCTGAAGCCGGGTTCCAGCTGGAAGCGATGATCGAAATCCTCAAGCTGGCGCTGGTCAAGCGCAAGATCGACGTGCAGTGCCTTGAAGTCAAAGACGAGTACGCCTCGGGCAAGCTGATGAAGCAGGACGCCGTGCTCAAGGAAGGCATCGACAAGGAGCTGGCGAAGAAAATCGTCGGCCACATCAAGGATGCCAAGCTCAAGGTGCAGGCTGCTATTCAGGGCGAGCAGGTTCGTGTCACCGGCAAGAAGCGTGACGATCTGCAAGAAGCCATCGCGGCCCTGCGTGCCAAGGAATTCGGCATGCCACTGCAGTTCAACAACTTCCGCGACTAA
- a CDS encoding YebC/PmpR family DNA-binding transcriptional regulator, protein MAGHSKWANIKHRKERQDAKRGKIFTKWIRELTVAARQGGGDPGSNPRLRLALDKALSANMSRDIIDRAVARGAGATEADNVEELTYEGYGPGGVAVMVECMTDNRNRTAAAVRHAFSKCGGNLGTDGSVAYLFERKGQISFAPGIDEDALTEAALEADADDVVTHEDGSIDVFTSFTSFYAVRNALEAAGFKGDDAEIVMQPTTSAELDLEGAEKVLKLIDMLEDLDDVQNVYSNADIPEDVAAQLG, encoded by the coding sequence ATGGCAGGTCATTCCAAGTGGGCGAACATCAAGCACCGCAAAGAACGTCAGGATGCCAAGAGAGGCAAGATCTTCACCAAGTGGATCCGTGAGCTGACCGTTGCGGCCCGTCAGGGTGGCGGTGATCCAGGCTCCAACCCGCGTCTGCGTCTGGCCCTGGACAAGGCGCTGAGCGCGAACATGAGTCGCGACATCATCGACCGTGCCGTGGCGCGCGGCGCCGGTGCGACCGAAGCGGACAACGTCGAAGAACTGACCTACGAAGGTTACGGCCCCGGCGGCGTGGCGGTAATGGTCGAGTGCATGACCGACAACCGCAACCGTACCGCAGCCGCTGTGCGCCATGCGTTCAGCAAGTGTGGCGGCAACCTTGGCACCGACGGTTCGGTCGCGTACCTGTTCGAGCGCAAGGGTCAGATCAGCTTCGCCCCGGGCATCGACGAAGACGCTCTGACCGAGGCGGCGCTGGAAGCCGACGCCGATGACGTGGTTACCCACGAAGACGGTTCGATCGATGTGTTCACCTCGTTCACCAGTTTCTACGCCGTGCGTAACGCCCTCGAAGCTGCTGGTTTCAAGGGTGATGATGCTGAGATCGTGATGCAGCCGACCACCAGCGCCGAGCTGGACCTGGAAGGCGCGGAGAAAGTCCTGAAGCTGATCGACATGCTTGAAGACCTGGATGACGTGCAGAACGTCTATTCCAACGCAGACATTCCGGAAGACGTGGCCGCTCAGCTCGGTTAA
- a CDS encoding Dps family protein has product MAIDIGISEEDRKSIVEGLSRLLSDTYVLYLKTHNFHWNVTGPMFRTLHLMFEEQYNELALAVDSIAERIRALGFPAPGAYATYARLSSIKEEVGVPSAEDMIKQLVDGQEAVTRTARGIFPLLDKVSDEPTADLLTQRMQVHEKTAWMLRALLEA; this is encoded by the coding sequence ATGGCAATCGATATCGGTATCAGTGAAGAAGATCGCAAGTCCATCGTCGAAGGGCTGTCGCGGCTGCTGTCGGACACCTACGTGCTGTATCTGAAAACCCATAACTTCCACTGGAACGTCACAGGCCCGATGTTTCGTACGTTGCACTTGATGTTCGAAGAGCAATACAACGAACTGGCGCTGGCCGTGGACTCGATTGCCGAGCGCATTCGCGCGCTGGGCTTTCCGGCGCCGGGCGCTTATGCGACTTACGCACGTCTGTCTTCTATTAAAGAGGAGGTGGGAGTACCCAGCGCCGAGGACATGATCAAGCAATTGGTCGACGGTCAGGAAGCTGTGACCCGCACCGCGCGCGGCATTTTCCCGCTGCTCGACAAGGTCAGTGACGAGCCGACGGCCGACCTGCTGACCCAGCGTATGCAGGTTCACGAGAAAACCGCGTGGATGTTGCGCGCTTTGCTGGAAGCGTAA
- a CDS encoding ribbon-helix-helix domain-containing protein yields MVEGDRRGDRIVGLPHELKFDPFINDFDMSLVQPLSRSVRLNGFATCLRLEQVYWNILGDMAADNCCSVSSLLSHVDREVHLRHGGVKNFSALVRVVCVMNRAKEALPLKQRL; encoded by the coding sequence ATGGTAGAGGGAGACAGGCGAGGCGACAGGATTGTCGGCTTGCCGCATGAATTGAAATTCGATCCGTTCATCAACGATTTCGACATGTCATTGGTCCAGCCGCTGTCGCGATCCGTGCGTTTGAACGGATTCGCAACCTGCCTGCGACTGGAACAGGTTTATTGGAACATCCTTGGCGACATGGCAGCAGACAATTGTTGTTCGGTCAGTTCGTTATTGTCCCACGTCGACCGTGAAGTGCATCTGCGGCACGGCGGGGTGAAGAATTTCAGCGCGCTGGTGCGGGTAGTGTGCGTCATGAACAGGGCCAAGGAAGCCCTGCCATTGAAACAGCGGTTGTAA
- a CDS encoding mechanosensitive ion channel family protein translates to MDLNAEVDHLVKASQAWIPMIMEYGSRVLLAVITLAIGWWLINKVTQKLGGLLALRNADLALQGFISSLANIILKVLLIVSVASMIGVETTSFVAAIGAAGLAIGLALQGSLANFAGGVLILLFRPFRIGDWIEAQGVSGTVDSIQIFHTVLRTGDNKTIIVPNGNLSNGIITNTNRQPTRKVVFDVGVDYEADLQKARQVLLDLAKDERVLQDPAPQAVISTLGDSSITVSLRVWVKTADYWDVMFMFNEQSRDRLKTAGIDIPFPQRVIRVVQENAVQ, encoded by the coding sequence ATGGATTTGAATGCTGAGGTGGACCACCTGGTCAAGGCATCCCAGGCGTGGATACCGATGATCATGGAATACGGCAGCCGCGTGCTGCTGGCAGTGATTACCCTGGCCATCGGCTGGTGGCTGATCAACAAGGTCACGCAAAAACTCGGCGGTCTGCTGGCCCTGCGTAACGCTGACCTGGCGCTGCAAGGCTTCATCAGCAGCCTGGCCAACATCATTCTCAAGGTGCTGCTGATTGTCAGCGTCGCTTCGATGATCGGTGTTGAAACCACCTCGTTCGTTGCGGCGATCGGTGCTGCCGGCCTGGCTATCGGTCTTGCCTTGCAGGGTAGCCTGGCGAACTTCGCTGGCGGCGTGCTGATTCTGCTGTTCCGTCCGTTCCGTATCGGTGACTGGATCGAGGCCCAGGGTGTGTCGGGTACGGTCGACAGTATCCAGATTTTCCACACCGTGCTGCGTACCGGTGACAACAAGACCATCATCGTGCCGAACGGTAACCTGTCGAACGGCATCATCACCAACACCAACCGTCAGCCAACCCGCAAGGTTGTCTTCGATGTGGGCGTGGATTACGAAGCGGATCTGCAAAAGGCCCGTCAGGTGCTGCTGGATCTGGCCAAGGATGAGCGTGTTCTGCAGGATCCTGCGCCGCAGGCAGTGATTTCGACGCTGGGTGACAGTTCGATCACCGTTTCTCTGCGTGTGTGGGTTAAAACTGCAGACTACTGGGATGTGATGTTCATGTTTAACGAGCAGTCCCGTGATCGTTTAAAAACTGCTGGCATCGATATTCCTTTTCCGCAGCGGGTGATTCGCGTAGTTCAGGAAAACGCTGTGCAGTAA
- the aspS gene encoding aspartate--tRNA ligase, translated as MMRSHYCGQLNESLEGQEITLCGWVHRRRDHGGVIFLDIRDRDGLAQVVFDPDRAESFAAADRVRSEYVVKITGKVRLRPAGATNANMASGMIEVLGYELEVLNESETPPFPLNEFSDVGEETRLRYRFLDLRRPEMAEKLRLRSRMTTSIRRFLDENGFLDVETPILTRATPEGARDYLVPSRTHAGSFFALPQSPQLFKQLLMVAGFDRYYQIAKCFRDEDLRADRQPEFTQIDIETSFLDEKEIMGLTEQMIRNLFKEVLGLEFGDFPHMTFEEAMRRYGSDKPDLRNPLELVDVADQLKEVDFKVFSGPANDPKCRIAALRVPGGASMPRKQIDDYTKFVGIYGAKGLAYIKVNERAAGVEGLQSPIVKNIPEANLNVILDRVGAVDGDIVFFGADKAKIVSEALGALRIKLGHDLSLLTCEWAPMWVVDFPMFEENDDGSFSALHHPFTAPKCTPQELEANPAGALSRAYDMVLNGTELGGGSIRIHRKEMQQSVFRLLGINEAEQEEKFGFLLDALKYGAPPHGGLAFGLDRLVMLMTGAQSIREVIAFPKTQSAADVMTQAPGVVDAKALRELHIRLRETPKAE; from the coding sequence ATGATGCGCAGCCACTATTGCGGCCAACTGAACGAAAGCCTGGAAGGCCAGGAAATTACCCTTTGCGGATGGGTTCACCGTCGCCGCGACCACGGCGGGGTGATTTTCCTCGATATCCGTGATCGTGATGGTCTGGCCCAGGTAGTGTTCGATCCGGATCGCGCCGAGAGCTTCGCCGCTGCCGATCGCGTGCGCAGCGAATACGTCGTGAAGATCACCGGCAAGGTTCGCCTGCGTCCGGCCGGTGCCACCAACGCCAACATGGCGTCGGGCATGATCGAAGTGCTGGGTTACGAGCTGGAAGTGCTGAACGAGTCGGAGACCCCGCCGTTCCCGCTGAACGAGTTCTCCGACGTCGGCGAAGAAACCCGCCTGCGTTATCGCTTCCTCGACCTGCGTCGTCCGGAAATGGCCGAGAAGCTGCGTCTGCGCTCGCGCATGACCACCAGCATCCGTCGCTTCCTCGACGAGAACGGCTTCCTCGACGTCGAAACGCCGATCCTGACCCGCGCAACGCCGGAAGGCGCGCGTGACTATCTGGTGCCAAGCCGTACTCACGCCGGTTCGTTCTTTGCCTTGCCGCAATCGCCACAGCTGTTCAAGCAACTGCTGATGGTCGCTGGCTTCGACCGTTACTACCAGATCGCCAAGTGCTTCCGTGACGAAGACCTGCGTGCCGATCGTCAGCCGGAATTCACCCAGATCGACATCGAGACCAGCTTCCTCGATGAAAAAGAGATCATGGGGTTGACCGAGCAAATGATCCGCAACCTGTTCAAGGAAGTGCTGGGTCTGGAATTCGGCGATTTCCCGCACATGACTTTCGAAGAGGCCATGCGCCGCTACGGTTCCGACAAGCCAGACCTGCGTAACCCGCTGGAACTGGTAGACGTTGCCGATCAACTCAAAGAAGTCGACTTCAAGGTGTTCAGCGGCCCGGCCAACGACCCGAAATGCCGCATCGCCGCGTTGCGCGTTCCAGGCGGGGCGAGCATGCCGCGCAAGCAGATCGACGACTACACCAAGTTCGTCGGTATCTACGGTGCCAAGGGCCTGGCGTACATCAAGGTCAACGAGCGTGCCGCCGGTGTTGAAGGCCTGCAATCGCCGATCGTGAAAAACATCCCGGAAGCCAACCTGAACGTGATCCTCGATCGCGTGGGTGCGGTCGATGGCGACATCGTGTTCTTCGGTGCCGACAAGGCCAAGATCGTCAGCGAAGCGCTGGGCGCACTGCGTATCAAGCTCGGTCATGACCTGAGCCTGCTGACCTGCGAATGGGCGCCGATGTGGGTCGTCGACTTCCCGATGTTCGAAGAGAACGACGACGGCAGCTTCTCCGCGCTGCACCACCCGTTCACCGCACCGAAGTGCACGCCGCAAGAGCTTGAAGCCAACCCGGCCGGCGCTCTGTCCCGCGCGTACGACATGGTGCTGAACGGCACCGAACTGGGTGGCGGTTCGATCCGTATCCATCGCAAGGAAATGCAGCAGTCGGTGTTCCGTCTGCTGGGTATCAACGAAGCGGAACAGGAAGAGAAATTCGGCTTCCTGCTCGACGCGCTGAAGTACGGTGCTCCGCCGCACGGTGGTCTGGCCTTCGGTCTGGATCGTCTGGTAATGCTGATGACCGGCGCCCAGTCGATCCGTGAAGTGATCGCCTTCCCGAAAACCCAGAGTGCTGCCGACGTGATGACGCAAGCACCGGGTGTGGTGGACGCCAAGGCACTGCGCGAGCTGCACATTCGTTTGCGCGAAACGCCAAAGGCTGAGTAA
- a CDS encoding putative 2-dehydropantoate 2-reductase, with translation MSTLWHVLGAGSLGTLWATRLARAGLPVRLIVRDAMRLRSYNAAGGLTLVEQGHASTYSVPGETPDSPQPIRRLLVACKAYDAESAVARLAPRLAAGAELILLQNGLGSQDAVAAQVPQARCISASSTEGAFRDGDWRVVFAGHGYTWLGDVAHPVAPIWLDDLDAAKIPHEWSTDILTRLWRKLALNCAINPLTVLHNCRNGGLQAHHCEVATLCAELAELLERCGQPAAADNLQQEVERVIQATAANYSSMYQDVANRRRTEISYLLGHACKVAARHQLNLPHLSQLQQRLVAHLQSLGLPSD, from the coding sequence ATGTCCACCCTTTGGCATGTTCTCGGCGCCGGCAGTCTCGGCACTCTGTGGGCCACACGTCTGGCCCGGGCCGGGTTGCCGGTCAGGCTGATCGTGCGCGACGCGATGCGCTTGCGCAGCTATAACGCGGCGGGTGGTTTGACGCTCGTGGAACAGGGACACGCCAGCACTTATTCAGTTCCCGGCGAAACCCCGGACAGCCCGCAACCGATCCGACGCCTTCTGGTGGCCTGCAAAGCCTACGACGCCGAAAGCGCGGTCGCCCGCCTCGCCCCGCGCCTGGCGGCCGGTGCCGAATTGATCCTGCTGCAAAACGGCCTCGGCAGTCAGGACGCTGTCGCCGCGCAAGTGCCGCAGGCGCGCTGCATCAGTGCCTCCAGCACCGAAGGCGCCTTCCGTGATGGCGACTGGCGCGTGGTGTTTGCCGGTCACGGTTACACCTGGCTCGGCGATGTCGCGCATCCGGTAGCCCCCATCTGGCTGGATGATCTGGACGCCGCGAAAATCCCTCACGAGTGGAGCACCGACATCCTCACCCGGCTGTGGCGCAAACTGGCCCTCAACTGCGCGATCAATCCACTGACCGTCCTGCACAACTGCCGCAACGGTGGCTTGCAGGCGCATCATTGCGAAGTCGCCACGCTGTGCGCCGAGCTGGCTGAATTGCTCGAACGTTGCGGCCAACCGGCGGCGGCCGACAACCTGCAACAGGAAGTCGAACGTGTCATTCAGGCCACCGCAGCCAATTACTCATCGATGTATCAGGACGTGGCCAACAGGCGCCGCACAGAGATCAGCTATCTATTGGGCCACGCCTGCAAAGTCGCCGCGCGTCACCAGTTGAACCTGCCGCACCTCAGTCAATTGCAACAACGTCTGGTCGCACATCTGCAAAGCCTCGGATTGCCCAGCGACTGA